One Methanosphaera cuniculi genomic window carries:
- a CDS encoding pyridoxamine 5'-phosphate oxidase family protein → MNIPEMRKQNLLVKDMDEIKHFLDGATTMRLAFNGEDDYPIILPLSYGYSVDGDKLTFYFHGGFNGVRYESLLKDNHVCIETDSFERYRQAPPSATADYISLVGFGDAVELKDDEKTDGMRKILEHCGYGYIDIDPDLFKITSVFKVELEEYTCKKKE, encoded by the coding sequence ATGAATATTCCAGAAATGCGTAAACAAAATTTACTTGTTAAAGATATGGATGAAATTAAACATTTCCTTGATGGTGCAACAACAATGAGACTTGCATTTAATGGAGAAGATGACTATCCTATTATATTACCACTTTCATATGGATATAGTGTAGATGGAGATAAACTTACATTCTATTTCCACGGAGGATTTAATGGAGTAAGATATGAATCATTACTTAAAGATAATCATGTATGTATAGAAACAGATTCATTTGAAAGATACCGACAAGCACCTCCAAGTGCAACAGCAGATTATATTAGTCTTGTAGGATTTGGTGATGCAGTTGAACTTAAAGATGATGAAAAAACAGATGGAATGCGTAAAATTCTAGAACACTGTGGATATGGATATATTGACATTGACCCTGACTTATTTAAAATAACATCTGTATTTAAAGTTGAACTTGAAGAATACACATGTAAGAAAAAAGAATAA
- the tmk gene encoding dTMP kinase, whose product MYIVLEGIDGSGKSTQIQLLKENLENKGYNVTIVEEPTDSDIGRIIRERLKDPEAVEKVHQIINALLFAADRLTHKKLIDDVKHDPENIIISDRSYLSSIAYQNDDVITTQWIEIINKYMPKPDLTILLDINEKEALKRCADDVSEAFEYEEFLKITREKYLKLSEFAQMKRVDASLNRTKLQDKILGIIYEELDI is encoded by the coding sequence ATGTATATAGTACTCGAAGGAATTGATGGATCTGGAAAAAGTACTCAGATTCAATTATTAAAAGAAAATTTAGAAAATAAAGGCTATAATGTAACTATAGTAGAAGAGCCAACAGATTCTGATATAGGACGAATAATACGCGAACGATTAAAAGATCCTGAAGCTGTGGAAAAAGTACATCAAATAATTAATGCATTACTATTTGCAGCAGATAGACTAACACATAAAAAGTTAATAGATGATGTAAAACATGATCCAGAAAACATAATAATAAGTGACAGATCATATCTATCAAGTATTGCATATCAAAATGATGATGTGATAACAACACAATGGATTGAAATAATAAATAAATATATGCCAAAACCAGATTTAACAATCCTTCTAGATATAAATGAAAAAGAAGCACTAAAACGTTGTGCAGATGATGTTTCAGAAGCATTTGAATATGAAGAATTCCTAAAGATAACACGAGAAAAATATCTTAAACTTAGTGAATTTGCTCAAATGAAAAGAGTAGATGCATCATTAAACAGAACAAAACTACAAGATAAAATACTTGGAATTATCTATGAAGAACTCGATATTTAA